In Rhododendron vialii isolate Sample 1 chromosome 9a, ASM3025357v1, the following are encoded in one genomic region:
- the LOC131301749 gene encoding putative disease resistance protein RGA4 isoform X1, whose protein sequence is MYSPSLNILVDEDSENFLILVEDLLEKSIKSLKYLGIFDLTKLRYFPTQLLNLTFLEELVIESCPHLTYFFQDTEAAVFNRLESLKELHITSCWELRCLPKGLLQPTLETLVLKYCSLLRMTDPDELRSIKSLQNLNIQNCPGLTSWWGEGLFCLGSLRYLGIGLFLTEHEPFLWPSTSADASTSGDDANVEFVEQFPFISLECLYLLGFGNKHLPDQLQHLTALKKLQISNFNHLEALPEWLGNLSSLESLKLQTCPKLTSLPSVEAIQRLTNLQRLDVLECPLLKKRCESGEERHKIVHIPYKKYIAYRIP, encoded by the exons ATGTATAGCCCGTCCTTGAACATACTGGTAGATGAGGATTCAgagaattttctcattttggttGAAGATTTGCTAGAAAAAAGCATCAAATCCCTAAAATATCTGGGAATTTTTGACCTAACTAAGCTGCGTTATTTCCCGACCCAGCTACTAAACCTAACTTTTCTGGAGGAGTTAGTGATAGAAAGTTGCCCGCACCTAACGTATTTTTTTCAAGACACGGAAGCAGCAGTATTCAACCGCTTAGAGTCTCTTAAAGAGCTTCACATTACTAGTTGCTGGGAGTTGAGATGTTTGCCAAAGGGGTTGCTACAACCAACCCTTGAAACATTAGTTCTGAAATATTGTTCTCTTTTAAGAATGACTGACCCAGATGAATTGCGCAGCATCAAATCACTTCAGAATCTGAATATCCAAAACTGTCCAGGATTGACAAGTTGGTGGGGGGAGGGGCTGTTCTGCCTTGGCAGCCTACGATATTTGGGGATAGGATTATTCTTAACAGAGCATGAACCTTTCCTCTGGCCCTCCACAAGTGCCGATGCCTCCACGAGTGGTGATGATGCAAACGTAGAGTTTGTCGAGCAGTTCCCCTTCATCTCCCTGGAGTGTCTATATTTACTTGGTTTTGGAAACAAGCATCTGCCTGATCAACTTCAGCACCTCACCGCCTTGAAAAAGTTGCAAATTTCTAATTTCAACCACTTGGAAGCTCTCCCTGAGTGGTTGGGTAACCTTTCATCTCTTGAATCGCTGAAGCTTCAGACTTGCCCTAAACTGACGAGTCTGCCCTCAGTGGAAGCAATTCAACGCCTCACCAATTTACAAAGATTAGATGTGTTAGAATGTCCCCTTTTAAAGAAACGATGCGAAAGTGGCGAAGAGAGGCACAAGATTGTTCATATTCCATATAAGAA GTACATTGCTTATCGAATTCCCTAA
- the LOC131301749 gene encoding putative disease resistance protein RGA4 isoform X3 has protein sequence MYSPSLNILVDEDSENFLILVEDLLEKSIKSLKYLGIFDLTKLRYFPTQLLNLTFLEELVIESCPHLTYFFQDTEAAVFNRLESLKELHITSCWELRCLPKGLLQPTLETLVLKYCSLLRMTDPDELRSIKSLQNLNIQNCPGLTSWWGEGLFCLGSLRYLGIGLFLTEHEPFLWPSTSADASTSGDDANVEFVEQFPFISLECLYLLGFGNKHLPDQLQHLTALKKLQISNFNHLEALPEWLGNLSSLESLKLQTCPKLTSLPSVEAIQRLTNLQRLDVLECPLLKKRCESGEERHKIVHIPYKKF, from the coding sequence ATGTATAGCCCGTCCTTGAACATACTGGTAGATGAGGATTCAgagaattttctcattttggttGAAGATTTGCTAGAAAAAAGCATCAAATCCCTAAAATATCTGGGAATTTTTGACCTAACTAAGCTGCGTTATTTCCCGACCCAGCTACTAAACCTAACTTTTCTGGAGGAGTTAGTGATAGAAAGTTGCCCGCACCTAACGTATTTTTTTCAAGACACGGAAGCAGCAGTATTCAACCGCTTAGAGTCTCTTAAAGAGCTTCACATTACTAGTTGCTGGGAGTTGAGATGTTTGCCAAAGGGGTTGCTACAACCAACCCTTGAAACATTAGTTCTGAAATATTGTTCTCTTTTAAGAATGACTGACCCAGATGAATTGCGCAGCATCAAATCACTTCAGAATCTGAATATCCAAAACTGTCCAGGATTGACAAGTTGGTGGGGGGAGGGGCTGTTCTGCCTTGGCAGCCTACGATATTTGGGGATAGGATTATTCTTAACAGAGCATGAACCTTTCCTCTGGCCCTCCACAAGTGCCGATGCCTCCACGAGTGGTGATGATGCAAACGTAGAGTTTGTCGAGCAGTTCCCCTTCATCTCCCTGGAGTGTCTATATTTACTTGGTTTTGGAAACAAGCATCTGCCTGATCAACTTCAGCACCTCACCGCCTTGAAAAAGTTGCAAATTTCTAATTTCAACCACTTGGAAGCTCTCCCTGAGTGGTTGGGTAACCTTTCATCTCTTGAATCGCTGAAGCTTCAGACTTGCCCTAAACTGACGAGTCTGCCCTCAGTGGAAGCAATTCAACGCCTCACCAATTTACAAAGATTAGATGTGTTAGAATGTCCCCTTTTAAAGAAACGATGCGAAAGTGGCGAAGAGAGGCACAAGATTGTTCATATTCCATATAAGAA
- the LOC131301749 gene encoding putative disease resistance protein RGA4 isoform X2, whose protein sequence is MYSPSLNILVDEDSENFLILVEDLLEKSIKSLKYLGIFDLTKLRYFPTQLLNLTFLEELVIESCPHLTYFFQDTEAAVFNRLESLKELHITSCWELRCLPKGLLQPTLETLVLKYCSLLRMTDPDELRSIKSLQNLNIQNCPGLTSWWGEGLFCLGSLRYLGIGLFLTEHEPFLWPSTSADASTSGDDANVEFVEQFPFISLECLYLLGFGNKHLPDQLQHLTALKKLQISNFNHLEALPEWLGNLSSLESLKLQTCPKLTSLPSVEAIQRLTNLQRLDVLECPLLKKRCESGEERHKIVHIPYKKLTDL, encoded by the coding sequence ATGTATAGCCCGTCCTTGAACATACTGGTAGATGAGGATTCAgagaattttctcattttggttGAAGATTTGCTAGAAAAAAGCATCAAATCCCTAAAATATCTGGGAATTTTTGACCTAACTAAGCTGCGTTATTTCCCGACCCAGCTACTAAACCTAACTTTTCTGGAGGAGTTAGTGATAGAAAGTTGCCCGCACCTAACGTATTTTTTTCAAGACACGGAAGCAGCAGTATTCAACCGCTTAGAGTCTCTTAAAGAGCTTCACATTACTAGTTGCTGGGAGTTGAGATGTTTGCCAAAGGGGTTGCTACAACCAACCCTTGAAACATTAGTTCTGAAATATTGTTCTCTTTTAAGAATGACTGACCCAGATGAATTGCGCAGCATCAAATCACTTCAGAATCTGAATATCCAAAACTGTCCAGGATTGACAAGTTGGTGGGGGGAGGGGCTGTTCTGCCTTGGCAGCCTACGATATTTGGGGATAGGATTATTCTTAACAGAGCATGAACCTTTCCTCTGGCCCTCCACAAGTGCCGATGCCTCCACGAGTGGTGATGATGCAAACGTAGAGTTTGTCGAGCAGTTCCCCTTCATCTCCCTGGAGTGTCTATATTTACTTGGTTTTGGAAACAAGCATCTGCCTGATCAACTTCAGCACCTCACCGCCTTGAAAAAGTTGCAAATTTCTAATTTCAACCACTTGGAAGCTCTCCCTGAGTGGTTGGGTAACCTTTCATCTCTTGAATCGCTGAAGCTTCAGACTTGCCCTAAACTGACGAGTCTGCCCTCAGTGGAAGCAATTCAACGCCTCACCAATTTACAAAGATTAGATGTGTTAGAATGTCCCCTTTTAAAGAAACGATGCGAAAGTGGCGAAGAGAGGCACAAGATTGTTCATATTCCATATAAGAA
- the LOC131299517 gene encoding disease resistance protein RGA2-like produces MANRVNDINLLLDDILKDIGFTNNPEGPSAVEPMEFRRTGPYIGDSVFVGRDVDVSKVLDMLRDSDMEDVIAIVGMAGLGKTTLAQLVYKHEEVVRNFGAERMWICVSDNFKFETLLNEMVESLTKTKSDLQNIEAIVQKLGEKLKGKKYLLVLDDVWNRSESKWQRMRDSLLGIGGSKGSKIIVTTRNTDVVSTMQKISPCLTHHLLGLSPEASLTMFKEKVFANGGPIETQSLLSIGERMVEKCKGVPLAINALVGVLWTKKYESDWLNVEKSGMWISLGDSNDILPVLRLSFDDLPSPSLKHCFAYCSVFPKDKIIIKSELIQLWMALGYLQPPLGTNWEAEDVGDEYFNVLVHRSLFQEVKLDMYNNILSCKMHDLVHDLALDVSEGNCLALEASEVKDLPEVKHLWLCLEEETRLQISKENVGRLRTLFLTGHLPINTEDVKCIRALSIVKSGVEEFLSSISKFIHLKYIDLSQQSSFIKVPNFITKLYNLETLKLPYVTEFPEKFHKLVSMRHLCMDDSKSSKAIPAFIGDLTSLQTLTFFVVGEDKGHKIEELGRLSKLRGKLKIYNLQQVKERKEAKKANMLEKPNLQELEYNWAHGNITESCVEHEEGLEGLQPNKNLRGLILAGFGGLRFASWMQTRDAQSLQNLVRIKLKDCRQCDQVPALGQLPHLEVVEMKGLLNLNCIGSEFYGLDVGISSNSSSSWAEKTVFPVLRKLTLDNMPKLEKWLDVSSLPAATMNMKFFPHLEKLSILNCPQLTTIPVSLELC; encoded by the exons ATGGCTAATAGGGTCAATGATATCAACTTGTTATTAGATGATATTCTCAAAGACATTGGCTTTACAAATAACCCCGAAGGTCCCAGTGCTGTCGAACCTATGGAATTTAGGCGGACTGGTCCTTATATAGGTGATTCAGTATTCGTGGGAAGGGATGTTGATGTCTCTAAAGTACTTGACATGTTGCGCGACTCTGACATGGAAGACGTCATTGCCATTGTAGGAATGGCTGGGCTAGGGAAAACAACCCTTGCTCAACTAGTCTACAAACATGAGGAGGTTGTGAGGAATTTTGGTGCTGAGAGGATGTGGATTTGTGTGTCagataatttcaaatttgaaacgcTGTTGAACGAGATGGTTGAATCTCTTACTAAAACTAAATCTGACTTACAAAACATTGAAGCAATAGTGCAAAAGCTTGGAGAAAAATTAAAAGGCAAAAAGTATTTGCTTGTGTTAGATGACGTTTGGAATAGAAGTGAAAGCAAATGGCAACGCATGAGAGATTCTTTGCTAGGAATCGGTGGATCCAAGGGAAGCAAAATTATAGTTACAACCCGCAATACGGATGTGGTATCAACCATGCAGAAGATATCTCCCTGTCTCACTCATCATTTGCTCGGACTATCTCCTGAGGCTAGTTTGACCATGTTTAAGGAAAAGGTATTTGCAAATGGAGGACCAATAGAAACTCAATCTTTGTTGAGTATTGGTGAAAGAATGGTAGAGAAGTGTAAGGGTGTGCCCTTAGCAATAAATGCATTAGTAGGCGTATTGTGGACTAAGAAGTATGAAAGTGATTGGCTTAACGTTGAGAAGAGTGGAATGTGGATTTCCCTTGGAGATAGCAACGACATCCTACCAGTATTAAGGCTTAGTTTCGATGACTTACCATCACCATCTTTAAAGCATTGTTTTGCCTACTGTTCTGTTTTTCCAAAGGACAAAATCATAATAAAGAGTGAGTTGATTCAGCTGTGGATGGCTCTAGGTTATCTTCAGCCTCCTTTAGGAACAAATTGGGAAGCGGAAGATGTAGGTGATGAATATTTTAACGTCTTGGTGCACAGGTCATTGTTCCAAGAAGTTAAATTGGATATGTACAATAACATTTTAAGTTGCAAGATGCATGATCTTGTGCATGATCTTGCTCTAGATGTCTCGGAGGGTAATTGTTTGGCATTGGAAGCTAGTGAGGTGAAGGATCTTCCTGAGGTTAAACATCTATGGTTGTGTCTCGAGGAAGAAACAAGGTtgcaaatttcaaaagaaaatgttgGAAGACTAAGAACATTATTTTTAACTGGGCACCTCCCCATAAACACAGAAGATGTCAAATGTATACGGGCCTTGAGTATAGTAAAATCTGGTGTGGAAGAATTTCTGAGTTCAATATCAAAGTTCATACATTTAAAATATATTGACCTCTCCCAGCAGTCTTCTTTTATTAAAGTGCCAAATTTTATTACTAAGCTCTATAATTTGGAAACACTCAAATTGCCATATGTCACAGAGTTTCCTGAAAAATTTCACAAGCTGGTTAGCATGCGACATCTTTGTATGGATgatagcaaatctagcaaagcGATTCCAGCATTTATAGGGGATTTGACATCTTTGCAGACTTTAACTTTCTTTGTTGTGGGTGAGGATAAGGGCCATAAAATTGAGGAGTTGGGACGTTTAAGCAAGCTAAGAGGCAAGTTAAAGATTTACAATCTCCAACAAgttaaagagagaaaagaagcaaaaaaagcAAATATGTTGGAAAAACCAAACCTCCAAGAGTTGGAGTACAACTGGGCCCATGGGAACATTACGGAATCATGCGTTGAGCATGAAGAAGGGTTGGAAGGACTTCAACCAAACAAGAACCTTAGGGGATTAATTCTTGCAGGTTTTGGAGGACTAAGGTTTGCGTCATGGATGCAAACAAGAGATGCTCAGTCACTCCAGAATTTGGTGAGAATCAAGTTGAAGGACTGCAGACAATGTGACCAAGTTCCAGCACTGGGACAACTTCCACATCTTGAAGTTGTTGAAATGAAGGGCTTGCTTAATCTGAACTGTATTGGTAGTGAATTCTATGGATTGGATGTTGGCATTAGTAGTAATAGTAGCAGTAGTTGGGcagaaaaaacagtttttccaGTGTTGAGAAAACTCACTCTCGATAATATGCCGAAGCTAGAAAAATGGTTAGACGTATCATCATTGCCCGCTGCTACCATGAACATGAAGTTTTTTCCTCACCTTGAGAAGTTATCAATTTTAAATTGCCCTCAGTTGACAACCATTCCGG TATCCCTGGAGTTATGTTGA